One window of the Triticum dicoccoides isolate Atlit2015 ecotype Zavitan chromosome 3B, WEW_v2.0, whole genome shotgun sequence genome contains the following:
- the LOC119274905 gene encoding uncharacterized protein LOC119274905 yields the protein MVMDTTDPGYWLNWRFLLCATWVYSCMALACYLIWKYEGPSSPAGNDEGVDREEARPKIGPGVVYLEDCWKPCLEEIHPAWLLAFRLVSFLFMASVLVSDVIVDGWSVFLYYTQWTFLLVTLYFGLGSVLSFYGCYQYACKTDKSVGDHGSYIIAPTGESTYDDSIKSSCFNKTHDGREIAGFWGYLFQIMFQTNAGAVMLTDMVFWFILYPFLARNQYQMNFLLIGTHSLNALFIIGDTALNSLRFPWFRISYFMLWTGLFVSVQWIIHANVSIWWPYPFLDLTYPRAPVWYLVVALLHFPCYGLFALVLRIKRSLLESWFPHSYTYVK from the exons ATGGTCATGGACACCACTGACCCGGGCTACTGGCTCAACTGGAGGTTCCTGCTCTGCGCGACCTGGGTCTACTCCTGCATGGCCCTGGCCTGCTACTTGATCTGGAAGTACGAGGGGCCCAGTTCGCCGGCCGGCAATGACGAGGGGGTCGACAGAGAGGAGGCACGGCCCAAGATCGGACCCGGAGTTGTGTATCTTGAAGACTGCTGGAAGCCGTGCCTTGAGGAGATCCATCCGGCTTGGCTGCTGGCTTTTCGCCTTGTGTCATTCTTGTTCATGGCTTCAGTGCTTGTCTCTGATGTAATTGTCGATGGATGGAGCGTCTTCCTTTACTACACTCA GTGGACCTTCTTGCTTGTCACCTTGTATTTTGGG CTTGGTTCGGTGCTTTCGTTCTATGGATGTTATCAGTACGCTTGCAAGACGGATAAATCTGTTGGAGATCATGGCTCTTATATCATTGCTCCAACGGGGGAAAGTACATACGACGATTCCATCAAAAGTTCTTGTTTCAATAAAACACATGATGGCCGGGAAATTGCAGGATTTTGGGGTTATCTGTTCCAGATTATGTTTCAG ACAAATGCAGGTGCTGTGATGCTTACGGATATGGTGTTTTGGTTCATTCTCTACCCTTTTCTTGCCCGGAATCAATATCAAATGAATTTT TTGCTGATTGGAACACATTCACTCAATGCTCTCTTCATAATTGGTGATACTGCTTTGAATAGCCTG CGTTTTCCATGGTTTAGAATATCATACTTCATGCTCTGGACAGGCCTTTTTGTTAGTGTTCAGTGGATCATCCATGCTAATGTGTCGATTTG GTGGCCTTACCCATTCCTAGACTTGACATACCCTCGCGCACCTGTCTG GTacttggtggtggcattgcttcacttCCCTTGTTATGGTCTCTTCGCCCTAGTCCTGAGGATCAAGAGGTCTCTCCTGGAAAGCTGGTTCCCGCATAGTTACACATACGTGAAGTAG